The following is a genomic window from Acidobacteriota bacterium.
TCATCATCGTCGTCCAGACCTGCGCCGGTTCCGCGTAGGCGCGCGGGGTTAACGGATAGACGACGCTGCGCTCCATGGCGTCCAACAGCCCGTCGATCACGCCCTCCCTCGCGAACCCCTGCAGCAGTCCACCCTCGAGTCCGTCGACACCGAGGATGACGAGCGGTCGAGCGACCGGCTCGATCTCGAACGCCGGCGAGGACGGCGGCGTCGCTCCGGGAATCCAGAAACCGACGGCCAGCAGGGCTCCCAGCAACAGGAGGGTCAGGGGCAGGATGAACCAGCGAATCGGACGACCGCTCGGCTGGCGACCGCTCCGTCCGATCATGGCGCTCAACGAAACGAGTCCGGCGAGCCAGGCGAGCAGCCAACAGACGGCCAGGGACAAAATCCCCAACATCAGTTGTTCCTCGACACCGACCTCGCTACGTCGCTGCCATCCGAGTCGTCCTAGATAGGCGAGAACCGGCAGCGCGACCAGGCATGCCGCGAGCCAGGTGTCACGCCCTCTCGGCTGTCGACGACGGGCGACGAAGCCAATCAGGCTTGCCACCAGGAGGTCCAGGAGGAACAGCAGGATCGCGACCGGAGGCAGGAAGTAGAGAAACAGGATCGGTAACTCGTGCCAACCGGCAATCGCGTGAGATCCCCGTGTCGCCATGAGACCCAGGAGCGCGGCAAGCGCCGGCCCGCCGACCACTGCGGCCTTGATCGCCGCCCGCGTGACACGCCGGCGTTTGACATCGACCCACAGGTCCCGCAAGACGAAACGGCTGACTGCACTCTGCAGATAGCCGCGCTGCCGCAGCGCCTCGTGATAATCCTGATCCGTCATGACACGGTACGATTCGCCATCTATTGCAGCGCGTTCAGTTTCCCGTCGACCTCTTCCCGCCAACTCCGCCACGCTTCACTCCTGAGAGTGTCTGCGAAGTCCGCAGAAGCCTCCACCAGGGACATGCTCGCATAACCGTTGGCCACCGCGATCCGGAGAAGACTGACGGCCTGATCGGGGTCCCCATTGCGTGCCGAACAACGGGCCAGCATGACGGTAATCGGAGAGAACGTCGGGAAGTCGTCGATCGCTTTTCGGATCATCGCTTCGCAGACCTCGGGGAGATCGTTGTCGAATCCGGCCAGAAGCTCGTAGTACGCGATCCACTCCGAGTCGGGAAAACGTTCTCTGGCGTTACGAAAATGGGCCAGCGTCGACGCGTCGTCCCCACGGGCCTTCAGGATATGCCCAAAGTTGATGTAGCTCTGATCCGCATCCGGATAGCGATCCATGAACTCCTTGGCGACATCCTGTGCCTCCTGGAACTTGCCCTCGGAGGCAAATGCGTTGGAGAGATGTTGCAACGCCCACTTGTTGGCAGGGTCCAGCCCGAGGACGTACTCCGCCAATTCCTTTCCCTGCTCGTAGTTTCCGGCCTTGAGCATCTCCGCGCCGGCCACGAGATCCTCGGCGAGGAAAACCACATCCTGGGGATGGGTCGCGTTCTCCGCACTACCGCCACTCCCCTCCGTGTAGCCAAGGCTCGCCAGGAGCGCCCGTTCGGCCGCCGTCAGGCCGATCGGCGTCTGCTCGGCGCTGGCGACGTCACCTTCCATCGACTCCAGGAACTCCGCCAGGCGTGCCTGCATCTCCTGGACGCGCCCCGGTTCGAGTGAGGCCAGGTCATCCCGTTCTCCGGGATCGTTAGCAAGGTCGAACAGCTCGGGTCGATCGGAGTCGATCAGCTTGTAGCGACCGTCCCGAAGGGATCGCAACTCCTGCCAGCCGTAGTTCAACGACCCGGCGAGGGTCTCGGCATAGATTTCGCGCTGAGGAATGGAACCGCCGTGCAGCGCCGGCACCAGACTCGTCCCGCCGAACTTCAACTCGGTCTCGATCTCCAGAAGCTCCAGGATGGTCGGCATCAGGTCGGCCAGCCCCACCGGCTCATCGACGCGGGTTCGATCGATGCCGGGGCCACGAAAGAACAAGGGGACGTGCTGCGTCGAATCGTAGACGAGGAAGGAGTGGGTTCGTGTGCCATGGTCGAAGAGGCCCTCACCGTGATCCCCGACGACCACGAGCAGAGTCTCGTCCCAGCCGCCGGTGTCGTCGAGCCACTCGAAGATCCGACCCAGCTGCGCATCAACGAACGCGATCTCGCCGTCGTAAGGACGATCGCGAAAACGATCCGAGTACGGGAACGGCAATTTGTAAGGAAGGTGGGGGTCGTAGAAGTGAAGCCACACGAACTGCCGCTCGTCCTCACGACCCTGCATCCAGGTCAACGCACGATCGACGCCGCTCTTGGCATCGCGCTGGAAAGCCTGATCGGGTCCCTTGAAATCCTCGGAGCCCTTGGGCTCGTCCCACGTGTCGAATCCCTGGTCGATCCCGAAGCGTGACGACACGATGAAGGAAGCCGGGAACGCGGCCGTCGCGAATTCCTCGTCTCGCAAGACCTCCGCCAGCGTCACGGCCTCGGGACCCAGCTTGTAAACGAGGTTGTAGCGAACCCCGTGCTCCGGTGGGTAGAGACCGGTGAACATGGTGCTGTGGGACGGCAGGGTCGTGGGCACCTGAGACACCGCCTGCTCGAAGACGGCCCCCCGTGACGCGGCCCGATCCATGTTCGGGGTCTCCGCCTCTTCGTACCCGTAAAAGCCGAGATGATCGGCGCGGGTCGTGTCAAGGGTCACAAACAGAACCCGTCGCGCCTCCGAGGTATCCCCGTCACAACCCACCGACGCCAGGATCGCCAACGCACCGGCCCAGACCGCTGCCCGGAGACGAATCATGACGGGTCTTCCCTGAGAATCTCCGCCAACCGACCCGAGTCGCGCAGGTTTCGTAGATCGCTGTCGTGAGACGCCTGGCGGAGTACGTCGAAGCCCGCATCGATCGAGCGCTGCAGGTAGTCGGCCGACGCGTCCAGATCTCCGTCCAGGCTGCGGGCACAGGCCAGATCGTAAAGGATGTCGCCGTGGTTGGGGAAGTGGGGAAGGATCGCCAGCAGGATCGTCTCCGACCGGGCCCGGTCATCCGTCCAGAAGCGGTGGGCGCCCCAGTGAAGGGCCTCAGGGTCCTCGGCGAATCCCGCCATCAATCTCTTGAAGATGCGCTCCCCTGCGCTTATTCCGGAGAGCGCCTGGATTTGAACGAAGTCCAACATCGCCGCGTAGTTCGACGGATCCCTCGCCAGCGCCTGACGATAACCGCGCAGGGCGGCCGCCCCATCCCGCGAAATCGCCGCTCGACGAGCCCGCCAGATCAGGTCGGCGACTTTCTTTCGGGAGGCGGGGTCCCCGAAGCTCCGGCCGTCGAGGGGGCTTGGGTCCTGGTTGATCTCGAGATCCACCAGGATCTGCGAGATCTTCTCGGACTCGATGGCGACGCGTGGGGCAGGATCCAGGTCGGCGAGGGTCGCTTCGAGGGAGGTGCGAACGTCGTCATCCCCGTCGACCCCGTCGCCGTCGAGGTTCGAGAAACCCTCCGTGATGTCGTCACGCAAGAACCATGGGCCGTGACGGGCCGCCCGAATCGGCTTCCAGTTCATCTGATCGAGGAGCGCCCAACTGGCGGCGTGAAGCACACGATCCCCCCCGGGCTCCGTTAATGGGACCCCGGCCCCGAGGGACTCGATTCCGGCGGCGGCGGCGATCGTCGCCGTCACATCCGGCGACCAGACGCTGTCGCCGGCGTCGCGATCGAGCTCTTCGGGTCCGCGGGCGATGATCGGCACCCGGAGGGCTGCGGGTGACATCGAGAATCCCGCACCCTGGATCTCATCAGGATTCCCCGCGACCTGCCCCAGGTTGCCGGCGACCACGATGAGGCTGCCGTCCCAGCGATTCGCCACGCGAAACGCGTCGAAGACACCCCCGACGAAGCGATCGAGACGCGAGAGCCCACCCTCGGGCTTCGCCTCGGCGGATTCCTCGGTAGCCGTATCTTCAGTCTCCGTGGCGCCTCCATCCCGAAGCTTCCCCTCGATCACCATCTGCTCGTAGTAGGGAGACGACAGGTGGATCCAGGCGAACACGGGCTGCTCCGTGGGCACACCCTCAAGATAGGCACCCACCGATTCCGCCAGTGACTTCGACTCATGGATCGTCGGGAGAAACCGATCCCCGAACAGCGGAGGCTTCGGCGGATCCCGCACCACATCGAACCCACGATGCAGCCCACTGTCGACGCCGAGACTTGCGGCATCCGGGAGCGCGACCGTCGCATAGCCGGCCGCTGCGAGACGCTCGGCAAGGGTAGGAATCGAATCGTCGAGGCCGTGAAGAATATCGTCGCGAACGTTGTGCTCGGCCAGACCGAGGCCGGTGAGATAGGTCGCCACCCCCGGCCGTGTCATGGGAACTGCGGTCATGCCGTCGGACCAGGCTCGACCGGACTCGGCGAGGGCCGTCAGAATCGGCGTCTCGAGCTCTCCTCCGAACAGAGACATCTGATCGGGAACGAGTCCATCGACGGTGACGAGGACGATGTCGGGTCGAGACGCCGCGCCGCGACCGTCGCCGTTACCCGCCGGGCAACCGACCATCGCCAACAGCAATCCCGCGATCGCACACCCCAACATCCAACGCTTCGACCCCTCAGTCATGCTTGTCTCCGCCGGGAATTGCCCCGGAACCTAAAATACCGTAGCCGCTGAACCCCTGCCAGAGGATGGACCGGTGTGGCTAGCGGTCCCGACCCCGTACGGCCTCGGCCAGTGCGGCGAGTCGGTGGCTGCGACGACCCAATGATTTCAGATTCAGGATTGCCGTATCAATCAGTTGGTCGGTAAGTTTTCGCGCACCCTCGATACCACACAGATCCACGAAGGTCGTCTTCCCCCGATCCAGGCCGGCATCTTTCCCGGTCGCAGCCGGATCTCCACTGAAATCGAGAAGATCATCGGTAATCTGGAACGCCAATCCGAGGTTCTTCGCATAGGCATGCAACGCCTCGCGATCTCGCCTGCCGCCACCGGCGACCCAGGCCCCCGCCTCTGCGGAGACGATGAACAGGGCCCCCGTCTTGTTCCGATGGATGAACTCCAGGCTATCCAACTCGAGATTCGTCCCCGTCGCTTCCAGATCGGCGACCTGCCCACCCACCAGGCCCTCGGCACCGATGGCGGAGCTCAGGCCGCTCACGATCTCTCCACGGGTCCGATCGGTCAAGGCGCGACAGCCCGACACGGTGCCGTAACCGAGATTAAGCAGGCCAATGGCGGCGAGGATCGCGTTCGCTTCGCCGAATCGTCGATGAGAAGACTCGCGTCCACGTCGCAGGGACGCGTCGTCCATGGATGGCAGGTCGTCGAGGATCAGTGACGCCGCATGCACCATCTCGATCGCCGCCGCGACATCGACCGCCGCGTCCACATCCCCTCGAAGCATCTCGACCACCGCCAGCAGAACCGCGCCGCGTAACCGTTTCCCGGGCGCCAGCAGCGTGTATCGCATCGCCTCGTGAAGGATTGCCGGCTGCGTCCCGAGCGGCGGGACGTGTTGGTCCAATCGGTCATCGACCGCTTGTCGACAACGTTCGAGAAAACGATCCAGGTCGTCTGAGACGGCGTCGGACATGCCGCTCAGCCTATCACCCGCGCAATCGCTCGCGGAAAAACGTCGAGACTCTCTCGTGATAACGATCGAGCTGGTCTCCGTAGAGCTGGTTTCCTAGGGTTGTTGGGAGGACGACGAGGTTTCCATCCGACTCGACGTCGTCGGGAATCCGCCGAACCAGCGACTTCATCTCCTCGGTCAATCGGGGATCGTTGGCCGGAGCCAACATCAAGACCGAACGACCGGGAAGCTGATCGATGCGATTCTCTGCTCGCTCCTGCGCGGAGCCGTCGTGCATCAGGCCGAAAATCCGTCGTGGCAGGAAGGCCAGTCGGTCGGACGCAAACTCCCAGCCGGAGAAGAACGTTTGTTGCATCGCGACCTCGGGCTCTCGATCCAGACGGTCCAGGACGAGCACGCGAACGGTGGAGCGATCTCCGGCGGCAAGTACGGCGGCCTGGGCACCCATGCCAACGCCAAAGATGCCGATATCGCGCGCCTGCGGTGCGAGGCGTTCGACGGCATCGATGGCACCGAGGACATCTCGCTTCTCGTGGATCCCAAACGTGCTGGTCGCGGCCTGGCTTTCTCCGTGACCACGAAAATCGAACAGCAATACCGGGAACCCCTCTCGGTGTAACTCGAGCGCGAGATTGATCAAGCGATCCTTGCGTTCGGCGCGGTCGTGACAGAGGACCAGCGGCGCGTTTCCGGGTTCGCCCGGAATCCACCAACCGCGGAGCGACACGCCGTCAGTCGCACGAAATTCGATCTCTTCGACCGGTATCTTCATCGATGCGAAATCGATCCCCGAGGAGTCCGCCAGCGGTGGATTCGTCGCACGGTGGACACGCCATACCGCTGCCGTCGCCACGATCGCCAGAACCACGGCGAGTGCGAAGAGTGTGCGAACGATGCGTGATCGAGGAGTCATGCCTATCGGCTCCGTCCTTCCGATGGCCAAATATAGGGTCGGTACCCCGGCCTGGCCACGATCGGGCCTCAGGAGGAAAAATGCCGCTGGATGCGCTCGGCCAGCCGGGGTCCTACGTGATCGCTCAGCTGCTCGACCGTCGCCTCCTGCACGGCCCGTCGGCTGCCGAATGCGGTCAGGAGTCGTTTCGACAGGGTCGGCCCGATGCCTTGAATGTCGGTCAGGCCGGTCCTGAGCGTGCGTCGGCGACGCCGATTGCGGTGATGGGTTACCGCGAAGCGGTGTGCCTCATCCCGGATCCGCTGGAGCAACTGAAGCGCCGGCTGATGACGATCCAGACGAATCGGCTCCTGTCGCCCGTGCAGGTAGATCTCTTCCTCACGCTTCGCGAGAGACGCCACCGGCAGACCCGGCAGACCCACGGCGGTCAATGCGCTTACCGCAGCGCCCAGCTGCCCGGCCCCTCCATCGATCAGGACAAGATCCGGAAGCGTCCGACTCTCCTCGATCAATCGCCGATAGCGACGCGTCACGGCCTCGGCGATCGAGGCGAAATCATCGGGCCCCGTCACGCCGCGGATGTTGAACGAACGGTAGTCGGCCTTCTTCGGCCGCCCCTGATACCAGACGACCATCGAGGCCACGGCGTCCGTGCCCTGGATGTTCGAGATATCGAAACACTCGATTCGATTGGGCGGCTCCGTCATGCCGAAAATCCGAGCCAACTCGTTGAGGCCGGTCACCGTGTGACTGTCATGGGCACGGAAGCGAGAGTCGAACGCCAGTCGTGCGTTCCGACGGACGATCTCCATGAACTTGTGCTTGGGCCCGCGAACCGGCACGGCCAGCCGCACGGCGGAACCGCGACGATCCATGAGCCAATTGCGCAATAGACCCTGGTCCGCGGGTTGCGACCCCAGGAGGACCTCGCGAGGAGGCAACGTATCGATGTAGTACTGCGCCAACACGGTCGCGTAGAGCTCCTCGATTGGCGTCTCGACGTTTTCCAGCGTGAACTCACGGCGAGTCTGAACCTTGCCCTCGCGGACCTCGAACACCTGGATCGCCACCTGACCACCATCGGCGTGGTGTGCGATGTAGTCCTGTTCCTCCATGCCCACGTGGCTGATTCGCTGACGGGTCGCGAGCCTGTCAAGAACCTTCAGGGTATCTCGCTGCCGGGCCGCCTCCTCGAAGCGTTGATCCCCACTTGCCTCTCGCATGCGACGCTCGACGGATTGACGCAGCTCGGTGTCGCGTCCCTCGAGGAACAGACGGGCGTCTGTGACGGCGCGGCCGTATTCGTCCTCGTTCGTCTTGCCGGCGCACGGTGCGAGACACTGATCCAGGTGGTAGTACAGGCAGGGGCGACGCTTGCCGTCAAAGATCTCGCGGCACGTGGCAACCCGAAAATGTTTTTGCACCAGTTTCATCGATCGTCGTGCCGTAGAGGCAGGCAAGAACGGTCCGCAATAGACGTTCCCGTCGCGACGGGCCTTCCGAACCAGAGAGACCCGCGGATAGGGGTCCCGTGACGACAGTTTGAGATAGGGAAAGTGCTTGTCGTCTCTTAGAACGACGTTGTAGCGCGGACGCTGCTTCTTGATCAGGTTCGATTCAAGAATCAGCGCCTCCACTTCGGTATCCACGACGATCAATTCGAGATTCGCGATCTCGCGAACCATGCGGGCGATACGGGGACCATGATTGGCCGAAGGCTGGAAATAACTTCGCACACGAGACCGAAGACTCTTGGCCTTGCCGATGTAGATCGGATCCCCCGCCGCATCGCGATAGATGTAGACACCGGGGCGTCTCGGCAGGTTCGCCAGGCTGTCCTCTACCGCGGCGGGCCAACGCCCACCCTCCGGACTCATTCCCATGCCTCGAGCAACGATAGATAGCCGGGGTCCCGCGCAAATGTCAGACGGGCGGCGGGGACATCGGCGATCAGCCGGTCCACCTGATCGGTCAGGACTCGATCGTTCTCAACCGCATCGTTGATGAACGGAAGATTGGCGACGACCGATGCGTGGATCCCGATACCGGACAGCGGCTCGAGTTGGTGTCGATCGCCGTGACGCGCAGCGAGGATCCCCGTGAGCGGCCAACGTCCTCGCCCGTACTTCACCTTCAGGGTCGAACCCAGCGGCGCGCCGACGATCTGCGGCCCACGGCCGATCCCGTCGACGATCACCACATCGTCACTCACGACGTGATACCCGGCGTCCATCGCGATCCGTGCCCACGTTGTCTTCCCCGCACCATGCGCGCCTACCATCACAAACCCGCGGTCGCCGACGACAATACCGGCGGCGTGCATCAGCAGAGCTCCGAAGCGCGGCAACGACCACGACAGCGCCGCACGATGGAGGTTGCATACCGTATAGAAATCCCGCCCCTCGTCCACGGGTCGGATCCGCATCGTGGCCGTTCCATCACGCTCCACCGTCACGGACCCCTCCGGCATCGAAAATTCCGCACGCTCCGCGTCACACGTGTGTCGCATCGCCTTCGGAAGAAACGTCCCCGGATTCTGCAACGGCGGATCCTCGACACAGTGCACGATCAACTTCGATCGAGATGGCTCCTGCCCGCTCACGGCATCGAACTGCGACCACTCCGCCTGCAAACGCTGCGCGACGCCTGCGGGTAAGCCGTGGAACGTCGTCTGAATGCCGGAGAAGTCGAACGTCAGTGGAGAGCCGAGACTCACAGGTCCACTCGATCGATGGCATCCCAGAAACTGTCATCGGGACGGAAGTGGAGGCGTCTCAGCGGCACGCCCGCAAAGGTCGTCTCCACGCGTGCGAACAGATCGCCCCGTTGCGGGAAGCTGTCGGCGACGAAGGGGAGGTTACCGACCAGTTCGGCGAGGGCGACGATCCGGGCCACGGATTCGACCTTGACGTCGGTGTCCTGAATCAGACGAAACCCGGCCGCCACCGGGAACATCCCCAGAACCGGCGCCCCGTCCTCGTAGGTGCCTCGAAAGGGTGTCCCGACGAGATGCAGTCCTTCCCCCGGTTTATCCAATAAGAGCGATAGATCGTCGCTGACGACCTGACCGCGCCGGTTGGACTTTGAGAGCGTGGACTTTCCGGCACCCGACTCTCCGTAGAACAGGTAACCCCGCCCATCGCGCACCGAGCTTGCCGCGTGAACCAGCGCACCGCCTCGAGTGATCGCCACCCAGGCGACCGCACAACGCAGGTAATTTTCGACCCCGCGCTCAGGCAGATCGTAGTCCCCCGTCGAGATCGCCAGTCGCCCCAATCCCGACTCGGTATCGAACCACCCAGCGACCACGTAGCTCTGAAACCTTACGCAGGACTCGACGCACTTGATAATGACGGGGTTCGTCTCCGATCTTTCCGGCGGCTCGATGAAGTACGGCCGCTCTTCCCGAAACGCATCGATCGTCAGGGCCGGATCGGAAACCGGGTCGACCTCGTGCACGTAGGGGCCGTAGCGCTCTCGCATCCGACCCAGAAGGTCTTCGGGCAGGCTCCGCAATCGGAGGCGAAGCTCCCCGAAACAGAGATCGACATCGGCGTTGCCCGCCGGGGTAGCCAGCGCGTCGATCGACGCCCGAGATAGTGGGCTGGAAGGGATTCTGGAATTCTGCATGGTTTGCGTACCTTACATTAGCCCATCGGCGTGAGCGTCAACTCACGAAGGTAGCGGATCCGGTCCCGTAGGTTGGCCGCCGTTTCGAACTCAAGCCGTTCCGCCGCACGATACATCTCCTTCTCGAGTCGCTGGATCTCGCCGAACAACGCACTGGGGTCATCCAGCAGTTCTGCGTCTTCGGCCTCCTCGAGGGAGACGGAGGAATAGTCGGCAGCGATCGGTGTGCCCATGATCTCGTCGAGGGCGCGCTGAACCGACTCCGGGGTGATGTCATGTTTCTCGTTATACCGAACCTGGATCTCGCGACGTCGATCGCTCTCCTCGATCGCACGCTTCATCGAGCCCGTGATCCTGTCCGCGTAGAGGATCGCGGTACCCGCGACATGCCGCGAGGCGCGACCGACCGTCTGGATCAGGGACGAGGTGCTGCGGAGAAACCCTTCCTTGTCCGCGTCGAGGATCGCGACGAGCGACACCTCCGGCAGGTCAAGACCCTCGCGCAGCAGGTTGACTCCGACGAGAACGTCGAACTCTCCCTGTCGCAACTCCCGTAGGATCCGCACCCGTTCGAGCGTCAGAACATCCGAGTGGAGATACTCCACCTTGACGCCGACCTCGCGGTAATACTCCGTCAGGTCTTCGGCCATCCGCTTCGTGAGAGTCGTTACCAGCGTGCGTTCGTTACGACTGGCGCGATCGCGGATCTCCGCCAGCAAGTCGTCGACCTGCTCGTCGATCGGGCGAACATCGATGGTCGCTTCGATCAGTCCCGTGGGGCGCACGATCTGCTCGACGATGGCACCGTCCGACCACTCCAACTCGAGATCGGCGGGCGTCGCGGAGACGTGGATCGTCTGCCCGCGTCTCTCGTTCCACTCGTCGAAGGAGAGCGGCCGATTATCCAGTGCGGAGGGAAGACGGAAGCCATGCTCTACGAGCGTCCCCTTTCGCGACTGGTCGCCGTGATACATCCCGCGGACCTGTGGGAGCGTCACGTGACATTCGTCGACGATGGTCAGGGCGTCGTCTGGGAGGTAATCTAGCAGCGTCGGCGGCGCCTCTCCCGGTTTGCGACCCGTCAGATGACGCGAGTAGTTCTCGATCCCGTGGCAATACCCGACCTCGCTCATCATCTCCAGATCGAATCGGGTTCTCTGGTGAAGACGCTGAGCCTCAAGTAGCCGACGATCCTTCTCCAACTCCGCCAGACGGGACTGGAGCTCTTCCTCGATCCGTGCCATCGCAAGTCGACGGGTCGCCTCCGGTGTCACGTAGTGTGAATTCGGGTAGACCGGCTGCCGCTCGAGCTTCTCGACAACCTTTCCACGGACGGGATCGAAGCGTGCAAGGGACTCAATCTCGTCTCCCCAGAACTCCAGGCGCAGACCATCTTCGGCATACGACGGCCAGATCTCTACGGTGTCCCCCCGCACCCGGAACGTCCCACGACGCAGGTCATCGTGGGTCCGCTCGTACTGGAT
Proteins encoded in this region:
- the uvrB gene encoding excinuclease ABC subunit UvrB; the protein is MMRPFRLVSEYEPRGDQPAAIAALMDGIASGLRDQVLLGVTGSGKTFTIAKLIEALGRPTLVLAHNKTLAAQLYQEFRRLFPENTVEYFVSYYDYYQPEAYVPQSDTFIDKEATINEEIDRMRHAATRALFERRDVIIVASVSCIYGLGSPEAYHGMMLLLESGKSCERDGMLRKLVEIQYERTHDDLRRGTFRVRGDTVEIWPSYAEDGLRLEFWGDEIESLARFDPVRGKVVEKLERQPVYPNSHYVTPEATRRLAMARIEEELQSRLAELEKDRRLLEAQRLHQRTRFDLEMMSEVGYCHGIENYSRHLTGRKPGEAPPTLLDYLPDDALTIVDECHVTLPQVRGMYHGDQSRKGTLVEHGFRLPSALDNRPLSFDEWNERRGQTIHVSATPADLELEWSDGAIVEQIVRPTGLIEATIDVRPIDEQVDDLLAEIRDRASRNERTLVTTLTKRMAEDLTEYYREVGVKVEYLHSDVLTLERVRILRELRQGEFDVLVGVNLLREGLDLPEVSLVAILDADKEGFLRSTSSLIQTVGRASRHVAGTAILYADRITGSMKRAIEESDRRREIQVRYNEKHDITPESVQRALDEIMGTPIAADYSSVSLEEAEDAELLDDPSALFGEIQRLEKEMYRAAERLEFETAANLRDRIRYLRELTLTPMG
- the uvrC gene encoding excinuclease ABC subunit UvrC — encoded protein: MSPEGGRWPAAVEDSLANLPRRPGVYIYRDAAGDPIYIGKAKSLRSRVRSYFQPSANHGPRIARMVREIANLELIVVDTEVEALILESNLIKKQRPRYNVVLRDDKHFPYLKLSSRDPYPRVSLVRKARRDGNVYCGPFLPASTARRSMKLVQKHFRVATCREIFDGKRRPCLYYHLDQCLAPCAGKTNEDEYGRAVTDARLFLEGRDTELRQSVERRMREASGDQRFEEAARQRDTLKVLDRLATRQRISHVGMEEQDYIAHHADGGQVAIQVFEVREGKVQTRREFTLENVETPIEELYATVLAQYYIDTLPPREVLLGSQPADQGLLRNWLMDRRGSAVRLAVPVRGPKHKFMEIVRRNARLAFDSRFRAHDSHTVTGLNELARIFGMTEPPNRIECFDISNIQGTDAVASMVVWYQGRPKKADYRSFNIRGVTGPDDFASIAEAVTRRYRRLIEESRTLPDLVLIDGGAGQLGAAVSALTAVGLPGLPVASLAKREEEIYLHGRQEPIRLDRHQPALQLLQRIRDEAHRFAVTHHRNRRRRRTLRTGLTDIQGIGPTLSKRLLTAFGSRRAVQEATVEQLSDHVGPRLAERIQRHFSS
- a CDS encoding alpha/beta fold hydrolase; the encoded protein is MTPRSRIVRTLFALAVVLAIVATAAVWRVHRATNPPLADSSGIDFASMKIPVEEIEFRATDGVSLRGWWIPGEPGNAPLVLCHDRAERKDRLINLALELHREGFPVLLFDFRGHGESQAATSTFGIHEKRDVLGAIDAVERLAPQARDIGIFGVGMGAQAAVLAAGDRSTVRVLVLDRLDREPEVAMQQTFFSGWEFASDRLAFLPRRIFGLMHDGSAQERAENRIDQLPGRSVLMLAPANDPRLTEEMKSLVRRIPDDVESDGNLVVLPTTLGNQLYGDQLDRYHERVSTFFRERLRG
- a CDS encoding polyprenyl synthetase family protein, whose protein sequence is MSDAVSDDLDRFLERCRQAVDDRLDQHVPPLGTQPAILHEAMRYTLLAPGKRLRGAVLLAVVEMLRGDVDAAVDVAAAIEMVHAASLILDDLPSMDDASLRRGRESSHRRFGEANAILAAIGLLNLGYGTVSGCRALTDRTRGEIVSGLSSAIGAEGLVGGQVADLEATGTNLELDSLEFIHRNKTGALFIVSAEAGAWVAGGGRRDREALHAYAKNLGLAFQITDDLLDFSGDPAATGKDAGLDRGKTTFVDLCGIEGARKLTDQLIDTAILNLKSLGRRSHRLAALAEAVRGRDR
- a CDS encoding sulfatase-like hydrolase/transferase yields the protein MIRLRAAVWAGALAILASVGCDGDTSEARRVLFVTLDTTRADHLGFYGYEEAETPNMDRAASRGAVFEQAVSQVPTTLPSHSTMFTGLYPPEHGVRYNLVYKLGPEAVTLAEVLRDEEFATAAFPASFIVSSRFGIDQGFDTWDEPKGSEDFKGPDQAFQRDAKSGVDRALTWMQGREDERQFVWLHFYDPHLPYKLPFPYSDRFRDRPYDGEIAFVDAQLGRIFEWLDDTGGWDETLLVVVGDHGEGLFDHGTRTHSFLVYDSTQHVPLFFRGPGIDRTRVDEPVGLADLMPTILELLEIETELKFGGTSLVPALHGGSIPQREIYAETLAGSLNYGWQELRSLRDGRYKLIDSDRPELFDLANDPGERDDLASLEPGRVQEMQARLAEFLESMEGDVASAEQTPIGLTAAERALLASLGYTEGSGGSAENATHPQDVVFLAEDLVAGAEMLKAGNYEQGKELAEYVLGLDPANKWALQHLSNAFASEGKFQEAQDVAKEFMDRYPDADQSYINFGHILKARGDDASTLAHFRNARERFPDSEWIAYYELLAGFDNDLPEVCEAMIRKAIDDFPTFSPITVMLARCSARNGDPDQAVSLLRIAVANGYASMSLVEASADFADTLRSEAWRSWREEVDGKLNALQ
- a CDS encoding sulfatase-like hydrolase/transferase: MTEGSKRWMLGCAIAGLLLAMVGCPAGNGDGRGAASRPDIVLVTVDGLVPDQMSLFGGELETPILTALAESGRAWSDGMTAVPMTRPGVATYLTGLGLAEHNVRDDILHGLDDSIPTLAERLAAAGYATVALPDAASLGVDSGLHRGFDVVRDPPKPPLFGDRFLPTIHESKSLAESVGAYLEGVPTEQPVFAWIHLSSPYYEQMVIEGKLRDGGATETEDTATEESAEAKPEGGLSRLDRFVGGVFDAFRVANRWDGSLIVVAGNLGQVAGNPDEIQGAGFSMSPAALRVPIIARGPEELDRDAGDSVWSPDVTATIAAAAGIESLGAGVPLTEPGGDRVLHAASWALLDQMNWKPIRAARHGPWFLRDDITEGFSNLDGDGVDGDDDVRTSLEATLADLDPAPRVAIESEKISQILVDLEINQDPSPLDGRSFGDPASRKKVADLIWRARRAAISRDGAAALRGYRQALARDPSNYAAMLDFVQIQALSGISAGERIFKRLMAGFAEDPEALHWGAHRFWTDDRARSETILLAILPHFPNHGDILYDLACARSLDGDLDASADYLQRSIDAGFDVLRQASHDSDLRNLRDSGRLAEILREDPS